The nucleotide window TAACCATATACTAGAACAAACAAATAAGAGTCCTGAATTTATTTTTAAAGCACCTAAAATCAAGTGGATTCAACCTTGTCatgcagagctctggccccccaatggtggaacaaactccctcacgacgccaggacagcggagtcaatcaccaccttccggagacacctgaaaccccacctctttaaggaatacctaggataggataagtattccccccccctttaagatttagatgcactattgtaaagtgactgttccactggatgtcataaggtgaatgcaccaatttgtaagtcgctctggataagagcgtctgctaaatgacttaaatgtaaatgtaatgattatGTCATTGTTTAAATCTTCAGGTTTGGTAATTATAGGGGAGGGTGGGGTAACTTGAgccattttttacattcagcatcactccatattctttctaacaaagatatctacatacatttcaggatgttgtgtatccctggaaataatcagaattcatgtaaacattacagttttgaaaacatagcttgtctAACAAGAGTGGTCTCTTGGCACTGCTTACTGTTATGTACTGAATTCAATAATACTGCTAGCTTTTTAAAACCATGTCCATCTTTATTTCCAAAAAGCTTTTTTTGTGTTTTAATAATTTTAAGCATATTTTAACCCAGGCGTAACACCTAACAAACTCTTTGTACTTTTTAAAAACACTTTTAACATTGGACAGGCactgttgttacctcatatctTGTCAATAATGCCTTGCATGGGAAGAAAACATTTCAATTTGCTCAACTTACCCTAtgaccattggctcaacttaccccaaggcaaatattttgactatattagcccccacagctacaaggatggttgccgctcaggttatggatgtatcactgcaaccttaaaggtcctcaatgatgtcaccattgcacttgattctaagcaatgttgtgctgctatttttattgacttggccaaagcttttgatacggttgtcacaccctgaccataggttgctttgtatgtttctatgttttgtttggtcagggtgtgatctgagtgagcattctatgttacatgtctagtttgtctatttctatgtttggcctgatatggttctcaatcagaggcaggtgttagtcattgtctctgattgggaaccatatttaggtagcctgtttggtgttgggttttgtgggtgattgttcctgtctctgtgtttgcaccagatagggatggtttgggttttcacgtttcttgttttgttagtttgttcatgtgtagagtctttattaaagaaccatgaatagaaaCCATGATGCATTTTgatccgcctctccttcaactcaagaaaaccgttacaacggtagaccattccattcttgtgggcaggctaaggagtattggtgtcactgaggggtctttggcctggtttactaactacctctctccattagtgcagtgtataaagtcagaacaaatgctgtctcagccactgcctgtcccCAAGGAtataccccaaggctcaatcctaggccccactctcttctcaatttacatcaacaacatagctcaggcagcaGTAAGCTCTCTCAagcatttatatgcagatgaaacagtcttatactcagctggcccctccccagattttgtgttaaacgctctacaacaaaactttcttagtgtccaacaagctttctctgacCTTAAATTGGTTTTGAACacatccaaaacaaaggtcatgtggtttggtaagaagaatgcccctctccccacaggtgtgattactacctctgagggtttagagattGAGGTAGTAACCTCATACAAGTACCTGGGAGTATGggtagacggtacactgtccttctctcagcacatatcaaaggtgcaggctaaagttaaactTGGtcgacttggtttcctctatcgtaatcgctcctcttttaccccagctgccaaactaactctgattcagatgaccatcgtACCCGtgctagattatggagacgtaatttatagatcggcaggtaagggtgatCTCGAGctgctagatgttctttaccatacagccatcagatttgccaacAGTGCTCCTTAAAGGACAcctcactgcactctatactcctctgtaaactggtcgcaagacccactggttgctgCTTATTTattaaaccctcttaggcctcactcccccctatctaaGGTATCTACTGTAGCCCTCATCCTCAACACCCATTCtgacagtcacattctgttaaaggtccccaaagcacacacatccctgggtcgctcgtcttttctgttcgctgcagctagcgactggaatgagctgcaacaaacacactggacagttttgtctcttcattcaaagactcaatcatggacactcttactgacagttgtggctgctttgcgtgatgtattgttgtctctaccttcttgctctttgtgctgttgtctgtacccaataatgtttgtaccatgttttgtgctgctaccacgttgtgctgctaccacattgtgctgctgccatgttgtgttgctaccatgctgtgttgtcatgtgttgctgccatgctatgttgtcgtctAAGGTCTCTtttaatgtagtgttgtgttgtctcttttgTCGTGATGTGTGGTTTGTCCTATATTTGACtttcatttatttttaatcccagcccccgtccccgcaggaggccttttgccttttttgaatccgtcattgtaaataagaatttgtgcttAATTAACTGAccttcctagttaaataaaggttaaataaaaatacatcaaATAAAAGGATGCACTATCATGCTAGGGTGAGGACCTCAAATGATGTATCGTACAATCTtaaaatgatctactttggtttagatacattCATCATGAAtcctgtaacacaataaaatcaTAGACTTGgtgaatatatttttttaacctaaaTTGCTTACCAccttttccatgtggtttcttttttcacagactccatgaaatgatgacccCACCTACATCTTTGGTCAAATCATTAATTTTGGGTATGGTTTCCTAGCAACAAGGGTGGCTCAgattaccccactctcccctacacaACAGGATAATTACCGACATTAACAGTTTCCACCCCCCACAAATATTTGATTTCACACGTTACCATAATGGCCATATGCTGCaaacctcttcttctcctcctcctaccaccaccacagCTGCTACATTAAATATTCATGCCAGGATGAAAAGCATTGCATGTCCTTTTCACAGATGATAAATCAGCCAGGCTATTAATAATCATTGTAATAAAAATAAATGGTAGGCCCTATTTCACAAGAGAAGGAGATAGCAAGTTATGGTAATATTACATTGAAAATACAACATTGTACAATGCAGTGTGCATTAAGTAGAAAGAAACCATGCTTTTATCTTATGATGGCATTTCGAGTATACCTAAGAGCAGCTGATTAATTAGTATTCCTTGGGGACATATTCCTCGTATTCTCTCATATACACTATGTTACTGATATTTCAACATGAAATCAGGACTGTATTCCCCATAGCTATAAGATAATATTATGTGGTGTATGTCAGTGCCTGCACCTGCTTCTCTCACAGAGAGGTCTGACGTAAAAGCATAGAGCCACCTGGTTCATACCTGATCCAATCAGAGGAACCCAGGATAGCACCTGGAATAGCTTGATGATGACTCATAGTGTATGTATGGATTTAGAATCTACCTACAGGAAAGACCAGCTCATCAGCCCTTCAAAATTACCCAGGAAGGAGCACAAGTGTCTGTTTGTCAAGTCAGATCACTCGGGTCAGCAGCTTTTGGGAATTACAGAACACTGAAAAAGTCTGGCTTGTTAGAGAGAGTTCAGTGCAAATGGTATCCTTTTAGGTATTGTACTCCtcagcctggtttctctctaggtttcttcctaggttcctgcctttctagggagttttttcttgccaccatgcttctacatctgcattgcttgctgtttgggggtttaggttgggtttctgtatagcactttatGACATCTGCTaatgtaaaagggctttataaatacatttgatagatTGATTGACTGTAAAAGATGTAGCCCGAGGAATTCTTTGGTGGCACACATCCCAGAATCCTTGGAGGTTGTCAAAGCAATAATGCAAAACTGGGAATTAAACTATTCAAGTGTCTCTGCAGTGATTGCTGTGAATTAAGCATTCAGTATTAGACATCAGTTTATGCATTAGCAGGAAGACAGATTCAATCAACACACTGGCTGAGAGCGTTCTCCAcatggtcagacagagagacagacagaaccctgagGGGTCCAGTTGATTGGCCAATTAGAATTACAATAGATAGCTGTCCACAAGACATCAGCTCTTCCATTTAAAAAGTCAAACTGGCTGCAGGCAGGAAAATGAGGGCCCTCAAAGGGTGTAACAAGTGAGTGTTGATCAATATAGCCAGCATGTGTTAAATTTCAAGTTTGTTTGGACAGGTTCACAAGGAGCAGGTCCAGCCTTGAGTCTGGGTTGAGTCACCCTTCGTTCTttctccacctccaccatggAATGAAAGCATGAAAGCAGACTGGAGCAGGAGCCTGACTTCTGCTGTTGTATGTTTATCTTTGAAGCAGTTGGAAAGTTACCATATAAAGTTGTCTATGACTCCACAAAAAGGTTGTTACCATAGTAATGCCAGGCTTGTAGTTTCAGAGAAAGTAATACAAATATTTTAACTTGTATACTGATAAAAATCTACGGTATAGACATCGTACATGATGTGATACATGTGATTTAGTATATTTGTTTGACTACTAATCTCATGAAGTTAAATTAAGAAGATATTTTATAACACATTTTCTAGAATATCCAGCAAGTGCATGGCACCATGCCATGATGGATCCCTGATAACAAACTATTCACAGTCTTTGCACAGAAAAAGAAAATCAAGCATTACAAACATTTCATGAACCTTTATTTTAAAAAGCATCTTAAAAATAATCAAATCATTCATTCAGTATCACAATTCACACTGTCAAAAATACAATAATCTTATTCACACTTACAttcaaatatataaaaatataaatgcaacatattTTTTTAGAAAAACTACATAATTGCCAAGGCGAAGTGAGTCACTTGATAAAAGTATTGCTATCTTGAGCAAAACAGTTGCTGTGTCATGATTGTGCAGGAATTGTAATACTTTCACCCTAAAAATACATCTTTGCACTTGTTCACTAAGTTATGATGGCTTCTAATATTTCATTGGCTGTGCACTGCTCTGTCTCTATCGTTTGTTTCCATAAACCATGTCCACTTGGAATAACTATGTGGTTTCTTAAGAAAATAAAAAGAATATGACATAAGCAGAAACATATCCTCTAAGAGAGATTGGTCAGAAAATCCAAATCTTTGAGAAGGCACATTATTTCATATCTCTCCACTTCCCAAATGCATGGGCGCAACTTTCCCTGGGGACGGGGGGACATGCATTTTTACCCTCCCCCCCCAGTTTTGTGATCCATgtatgtgatacaaaacgaggcaacaGTGTGCTTATGGACCATGCAGATGCCTCCAagcggtcgggtaggctgtttggagtgtttatccgactggataAAAAATATAGATAATTATgcccccccccacttctaaaaacAAAGTTGCGCCCTGCCCAAAAGTACATGAAATGTACAGACAGACTGGCACATGGtataactaacatactgtatagttcAACACTGATTGCAATAGGAGAAAAAAAACCTGCTTAAAATGAAAAGCACATGACAGAGAGTATTTGATTTTACACTGAAATTAAATGGATTGTCATTCAGGCAGTCAGTCAAAGAAAGTCTTGCATATTTGGTAACAAAGCCTCAGTATGTAATATCCCCTGAACAGTTATTGAGGACTGAAAAGTACCAGAGGTCTCTGGCGGTCTCCCATTCCAGCAGTCTCAATGTACTACACAACAACCAGATTCCTCATGCTTGTGCAGAAGAGACATTCTGGAGAAGGTTTTGGAACAGTTCTTGCATTGGTATTTTTTCACATCCGAATGGGTTTGTAGGTGAGCCCTGAGGTTGGACCTGTCCGCAAAAGCCCTACTGCAATGGGGGCAGGAGAAGGGCTTCTCTCCTGtcagaggggaaaggagaagaaatgtgtcagtattcacaggcagatAAGATATACAAAACAAACACAACTATCCACTCCACTAAACTGACATAGGCCTAATACTGTATGAACTATTTGCTCCATAATCAACTGTAATAACTTAACTAGAGCATGGACTTATACAGTTACGCTTATAGTGCACTGTAAAAGTTAGGAATCACTAGAGGAAAGCCAAATTCCTTCTTCCCTGACTTTATGTCAAGCATGAGATTTGGCTTGACATAGGAGTAGGAATCTTTTAGGCAACTGAGTGAAGAGTATGAACCAGAACATGGAACAACACAAGCATGTCCCAAGTCTTGTAAAGTGGTGTGAAAACCCCTTCTTTAACATGAGTTACCACTTATCACATAACTGTTTTGACAGGCACATAGGGAATTTCAGcattgcaatacactttgcaatATGTATATGATAAATACACGTACAGTATGTTAAAACCCATTATCATAAATAATATATCCCATAAATTGCACAGTTATCCTAAATTGGAACAGCCCACCAAGCAGCTATCTTCAATATTTCCAAgtgtaggctacagtacagtatggcacTCAATTTTAGTCACTCACCAGTGTGCGTTCTGATGTGTCCCTGAAGCAACCACGGTCTTGAGAAAGCTTTGCCACATAGTTTACAGACACAAGGCAAAGTGTGAGTTCTGATGTGCATTTTTAGCGCTCCAAGACTGATGTACTCCTTTTCGCAGTATTTACAACTGAATGATTTCCTCGTCTGAGCGTCACAGTGCAGTTGCTTATGCTTCAGCAGGCCAGAATAAGTAGAATACGACTTTTTACACAAACTACATTGGAATTTCTCTGCCTCCACTCTATGAGGGTCTGTTAGTTTGGTAAGCATCCGCTCGTCTTCATCGCTCCTGGGACTCTCAGAGCCGCTGTGGTCTTTGGATGAGGTGTCAGAGAGCGATGAGGGGTATCCAGAGATGGGAGACAGGTCACTTGAAAGCGGGGATAACGGCAAGCTGCTCGTAGTCCATACGGTGATAGGGTTGTAAACCACGGAGCTAAGGATCTCCGGTTGAGGGATGACTGGCAATGGAAGGCCCTTGTAGAGATACGGTGAAATAAatactgaaaatggaaataaagaAAGCATTCATTTAGGTGATTAAAAGTAATTTTACCTCACAGCAATAATAGGCCTATATATGTTAATTTATAATTTCCTTCAAAAAGAGCTGAATAACATCGCCTCACTGAATTGCACGGATTAGAAAGTTACAAAGTAACACCAACTTTGACATAGAGATACAATGAAACTACATATCAGGATAATAGCCTGACCGCAGTCAATTTGTAAACTTTGTAGCATGTCGGTGTAACCCATATATCGGTTTAGAAAAGGTTGTTGCTTACCTATAGGGCTTTCCAGCTCGCTATAATTTGGCTTCTTAGATGAGTTGAAATGTTTCTTGACAAGAAACGAGCGTGGCATCTTGGAAAAATAGATGGACTGAAAATGTGGTATAAAACTTTTTTCGTAAATATAACGGTCCCCTCAGGGCGCGACAAATCACTGCAGAGACGGAAATCCTTATTGCATAGTCCAGTGAAGTGTCATCGTGTAGTGCAGAGAGCGCTGTTGTAACAGTACAGCAGGCAGCAGTAAAGAGCTGTAAATACTCCCTATCAGGTGCATGGGAGGAGTTTCACAAAACGAATTTACATAGCAGGGGTCTTCAAAccaattaaaaacatttttttagacGTACATTTGTAATGGGCGGAGTCAAGACCCACCCTCTTGCTAAACACTAAACAGGTGTTTTTGTGTGTGGAGTGGGGAGGTGTGTggactagtggtggtggtggtggtgtttgggCGTGTAACTAAGCACAGCTCTGATCTAAGAATGCATACCAGTGCAATCATCGGAATGTGCAGATTGTTGGTAATGAGCGTTGAGTGCTGCATAGCTCAGAAGGCATGGAAATGGATATACGGTGCAATGACATGGAGGACTCATTTCATTTAATAAGGGATAGAATTGTAAAAACATGTGCATGGTATTACATTATATTGATCCCAATGTGCTACAGCATACACACGtttgattttatatttatttaggcCTATAAAATATATGTTTCCCATTTCCCCAATACAATAATGACATGTAGCTAAATACAAGCATTAAAAGGTGAAAACAAACTCTGTTCACATTGTAATTGAATGTGATTGTCCTCAGGGAAGCGTCCTCTGACGTCGGTGTGTATGCAGGCAGAAAGTCATACATTTCCTTTCCAATAATCCAATAAAGTATTCTTCCTTAAAATGTCAATCTAACTTCAGTTGGTTTTCAAGGTCAATCTCAACAACATAATCACATTTACCTCTTCCGAGTCTGCTGAGACTGAGGAGGGGAAGGGAACGTATCACCCTACGCCCTCTTGTGTCCAGTTAACTCTTGGCAATGGCTTTATTTGGCACAAATAATAAAACAAAGGAGGAATATTAATAGTTAGCATTattaagattggcaaattcaTCCGGTTTGTTTTATCTTATTTTGGTGCTAACTTAAAGTGAATTGTGTACTAGTTATATTATCTTCAAAACCTAATTGGAGACAAATAATTTCACTTTGTTACTGGCTaaattatatattatacataATTAGTTGGATAGCTCAATATTTGATCCATGTGGTCACCGACCTAATGTTCCAGCATGATGGATGAAGCTGTCTTGAACAACATTTGTCTGACAAAACACTGTAAATGGATGTGCGGCTCCATATGTTTATTTGTGTTTGTATTTTTGCATGTTCGAATGTTGGTGAGTGTTATGTTGTACTTTCTGATACATAGTTTTTTCTAAATAAAAAACGACAACAACGACAAAAACACAAAGTAAACTTGCCTACTTTTTACAATGTTTCACAAAGGGATTTTGGAAGCTTTATTTAGAAAACACAAGTCAAAACTGCAGGTTTCAACATATACATCAACATGGATACCCAATATACAGGTATTActgtaacagtattgcttccgtccctctcctcgcccctaactgggcttgaaccagggaccttctgcacacatcgacaacggCCTCCCAAGAAGCATCAAAAgctgcagcccttgcagagcaaggggaacaactacttcaaggcctcagagcaagtgacgtcaccgactgaaacgctattagtgcgcaccacgctaactagctagccatttcacaccggttacacacAACCCCCTTTTGCCTACTTCTTTTCCACAGCAATGagtgatccgggtcacggcaccaatgtaacagtattgcttccgtccctctcctcacccctacctgggctcgaaccagggaccctctgcacatatcaacaactgcctccctcgaagcatcgttacccatcgctccacaaaagctgcggcccttgcggggcaaggtctcagagcgagtgatgtcaccgattgaaacactattatcATGCACCccattaactagctagccatttcacaccggttacattACTCACAGGTTGTACTGTAGGGGGATGTGATGCTTAAGCATATTGGTGTGCATCCTCTTCAATCTAATCAGGTCATGTTCAGGGCAGAAAAGTGATATTTTCTATAAATAAATATTATCAACAATCATTTTGAAAATCACCTGAAATGACAAGAACTAATTTGTGAAAAGAGGATCAAGCACTTACATGTGAGATGACATCATGACTAGGATGGCTTGCTATGTGGAGCATAAAATTAATAGCATTCACATTCACATAAGGGTCATTTTAACTCTCAGGTCTATGATCCTCAAATTGGTTCCACTTTATATCAAGTGTGTATAAAACTGATAATTAGAATGGCAATACACTTACAAAGCTGAATGCAATTACATGGTAACACAATACACTTACAAAGCTGAATGCAATTACATGGTAACACAATACACTTACAAAGCTGAATGCAATTACATGGTAACACAATACACTTACAAAGGTGAGTGCACGTTTTATGTaacaacacctttatttaattaggcaagtcagttaagaacaaattcttattttcaatgacggcctaggaacagtgggttaactgcctgttcagtgtgTTGGGGCAGTGTGTTGTGCAGAACAAAACAGAGACACTATTGCAATCATCTAGGCCTAGATATTGGACTGTAATCTATATGGCTACAGCCTAGATAGCTCTGATTGCATGACACCTGCAACTGGAACACCTGCACAGTTGCTTACGCAATAAGGGCTGCAGGGTAGAGGATCTGAGGCACTGAAAACAGCTGTCAATGTACTGAGGAGCTCCAAGTGAGTTTCCTGATCTGCTGTGAGATACACACTGAATCCTGAATAGCCTACCTTCTCCGAGTAGCAGAGAAGGTAGGCATACTGAGAGGGAGACCATATCTAGCCCTGATAACGGGTTAGGAATACATGTTCTTGATATGTATTCCAAGCTAATATATTGCACAATAGACTACTTTAAAAATCACAGTTTTGAAGAAAAATATGTTGGAACTGGTTCATTTGAATCTGCTTTTGCATCAATTCGCCTTCACTGCAGGCTGATAGCAGCCCAGGGTCCCATTCAACAAAACCATACCGCAGTGCTCGCCGATAATTTCCTTTAAAAGCGCTCCTTGCACCGGAGACCTTTAGGTTGGATGTATCTTAGGCTATG belongs to Oncorhynchus gorbuscha isolate QuinsamMale2020 ecotype Even-year linkage group LG22, OgorEven_v1.0, whole genome shotgun sequence and includes:
- the LOC124009775 gene encoding zinc finger protein SNAI2-like encodes the protein MPRSFLVKKHFNSSKKPNYSELESPIVFISPYLYKGLPLPVIPQPEILSSVVYNPITVWTTSSLPLSPLSSDLSPISGYPSSLSDTSSKDHSGSESPRSDEDERMLTKLTDPHRVEAEKFQCSLCKKSYSTYSGLLKHKQLHCDAQTRKSFSCKYCEKEYISLGALKMHIRTHTLPCVCKLCGKAFSRPWLLQGHIRTHTGEKPFSCPHCSRAFADRSNLRAHLQTHSDVKKYQCKNCSKTFSRMSLLHKHEESGCCVVH